One window of Toxotes jaculatrix isolate fToxJac2 chromosome 19, fToxJac2.pri, whole genome shotgun sequence genomic DNA carries:
- the magl gene encoding MAX gene-associated protein isoform X2: MPATDSELASMEVPHAVEDEKGSLTNVPSSAPPTTIPASMPPFPAAVTNFTGETVIENRAVSMASNDCSSALSSPAEASPAKPVVASPTMFEGTAETSPATSHITSASDSLKCTGTSLVNVSESQPLSSVLPSTTFGSPDLGNDISAVLTFKGVTVTLENNSVWRQFHSCGTEMILTKQGRRMFPYCRYRLAGLVPERKYSLVLSIVPSDQYKYRWNRSKWEVNGPAEHQTQGLVRAFSHHYSPCKGSEWMGGLVSFYKLKLTNNSQDQDGHMILLSMHRYIPRLHVIPVPDGVVTTSDQPVVMGAESMTFTFPQTEFMAVTTYQNFRITQLKINHNPFAKGFREDGNNSRLNRVTTEAQPAVKTDTQSPVLKQNESKEEAVDLSTKNHTVPASLSNAEDIILVLKPIMSPPATKKELYVPCLRGKHALGELVLVQKRPLVEPKEENHTVSLAPKLQEGFKEMPKAVPITPTASMSMPTSLPRNRKRRKRMKRRWANSHRRFWKTAAPPTVVHSPSLTVSLQPELDDVEGLLFVSFTSKEALDVHVRNKPANSPASVSPGSLTTQKQLKQTAEVMPETDEEKIARSEAVLLQDLRLLKHRQVIHPVLQAVGLKLSSVDATKSIDLQYLGVHLPLPPANLPEQGNATALSLGDKGLPFISRTGKTSDMTKIKGWKNKFIKSKETSPSNCDGLQKNLSAFCSNMLDEYLESEAQQISERAAAFSTNPEGSVAYQLPAKSSSYVKTLDSVLKHRNAASKFPVGANRPCPLSHKPLLYSALTSPAPPLASPATPVQAEAQSMQQSASSLTRPGASWTIDANGALGSSYNSAVSQRSSTHHPGVNPRPAMSFGQNQGTAHKPSGLYKFQCKLFQMETGALNQGLNRTQLTPDRLSVALSVILTKEMQPKHISKVLQYPNYKASTPECGQEFCRLGCVCSSLHHVNRGPLHCRRPECMFGCACFKRKITKQISVGESEQQGQPLYSMTNTEHAVQPRPGSHAKKLWNYNIHDVDPEPLSVPKIPQCFVPPKALKHNSVPRPTPPIREEDKDPVYRYLESMMTCARVREFNSKPPPEVTIEPKILELQKTTTDNLPRHYHGTIKTLNKAEKTCQESTASETEARKQIQIQSACQWDKDHKMVLEALCQRMNQNRLSQRFSIGPYRICPVAKIFMQKPSGSIVTYRVRISKPSKASDDEDEEFDDSDEENLANESLDEGINTEEEEDGQTEQSEMQFGVTPFLGGVLPAGRLRARTKPVGCQAYGLIQVNGKSYNQARLLLGNMGSLHPANRLAAYVTGRLHTPVDVSRKDAQKPDPTKKNNTPGTLHTKAAGTVVPSIITARRTTVSKTPPVQFQPDSQRKGSITLPQRSQNSSTISSIQSFVSSQRSSVSPFQSSSTSSPVSLTVSPSLKTPSFLGQSGTYSFRIFPPANQSTRNQKLPGVTLPGGFTLIQLPKHGADRATQQSETVNTTKMASMDKAPPQAAVLDANLPGLDTLNEGKDQSSSRSVEPGSSPELTCDEKMPSDESDEANGKQVEPNLDITSEGLSSDSSDYCGAGDEDEESVDVETVEEVKQEMAIAKMKEAIMKALRESRDSSDDFGSARELNIQDTEHNESKDKRRKNHTVLERQRRSEQRDLFDKLQTVLHSDPRAPRLRLLSLALKEIQNLVQTSKCLEEEKKSLTQMQSVYLKELSLLSGKSEVQIKHKLRDIFKRQKMREKTMNWRPFFSHLLESKAALVQLTTPQSKSENQQEAPGTSSTSPLPNAQSSTACAPQPFALPLFRSKTGRIILPSSLRPTGQGFYTLMLVKANQKEEGKVSISANLQNNQAKGFSAPAHPSGTEHRKVLEEDKTASSDSDPKPPAEHALLNKSIHVPSGTVKAEENSQEGGTVGGLNKTLEAVHHRRSSVKGETDPNPPVVHHRRGRLRKNPAPPVGEKEKLTVVEETKKSLSESEISVVIEKEQAKVTPGMVSDVADNPVPVKRGRGRPPKKKKKLAHLWSPVARGGSSPSKSNEDSPVRMSLRFKSPDIKPKASPAAPTSVGGINASRPLTRGALGKDFPSAKKRSWIDIEKELEPEPEFE; encoded by the exons ATGCCGGCTACAGACTCTGAACTCGCATCCATGGAGGTCCCTCATGCTGTGGAGGATGAGAAGGGGAGCTTGACTAACGTcccctcctcagctcctcctacTACCATCCCTGCTTCAATGCctccttttcctgctgctgtgactAATTTCACTGGTGAGACAGTGATTGAGAACAGAGCAGTCTCTATGGCAAGTAATGACTGCAGCTCGGCTCTCTCTTCACCAGCGGAAGCTAGCCCAGCTAAGCCTGTTGTAGCATCACCTACTATGTTTGAAGGGACTGCTGAAACAAGCCCAGCTACCTCACATATAACATCAGCGTCAGACTCGTTAAAATGCACAGGGACAAGTCTTGTCAACGTTTCAGAATCACAACCGTTGTCGTCCGTGTTGCCATCTACCACGTTTGGCAGTCCAGACCTGGGAAATGACATTTCTGCTGTGCTGACCTTCAAAggtgtcactgtcactctgGAGAATAACAGTGTGTGGAGGCAGTTCCACAGCTGTGGAACTGAGATGATTCTCACTAAACAGGGGCGCCGCATGTTCCCTTACTGCCGATATCGCCTGGCTGGCCTAGTTCCTGAGCGCAAGTACAGTCTGGTCCTGTCCATAGTTCCATCTGACCAGTACAAGTACCGCTGGAACAGATCCAAATGGGAGGTCAACGGACCAGCCGAACACCAGACCCAGGGTCTGGTCCGGGCCTTTTCCCACCATTACTCGCCGTGCAAAGGCTCGGAGTGGATGGGTGGCTTGGTGTCTTTCTATAAACTGAAACTGACCAATAATTCCCAAGACCAGGACGGACATATGATCCTACTCTCCATGCATCGGTACATTCCCAGGCTACATGTGATACCTGTCCCAGATGGGGTCGTAACCACATCTGACCAGCCTGTGGTTATGGGGGCTGAAAGCATGACCTTTACTTTTCCACAAACTGAATTTATGGCTGTGACGACTTATCAGAACTTTCGGATCACGCAGCTGAAGATTAATCACAACCCGTTTGCAAAAGGCTTTAGGGAGGACGGGAACAACTCCCGCCTAAACAGGGTCACAACAGAGGCTCAGCCTGCAGTGAAGACAGACACCCAGTCGcctgttttaaaacaaaatgagagcAAAGAAGAGGCTGTAGATCTGAG CACGAAGAACCACACCgtccctgcttctctctcaaATGCAGAAGACATTATACTGGTCCTGAAGCCCATAATGTCTCCACCTGCCACAAAGAAAGAACTCTATGTCCCCTGTTTAAGAGGCAAGCATGCCCTTGGTGAGCTTGTTCTTGTCCAAAAACGTCCACTCGTGGAACCTAAGGAAGAAAATCACACCGTCAGTTTAGCCCCTAAGTTGCAGGAAGGCTTCAAAGAAATGCCTAAAGCAGTACCCATAACTCCTACGGCCTCAATGTCTATGCCGACATCATTACCCAGGAACCgcaagagaaggaagaggatgaagagacgTTGGGCAAATTCCCACAGAAGATTTTGGAAAACCGCTGCCCCTCCCACAGTAGTCCACAGCCCATCGCTGACTGTCTCTTTGCAACCAGAGCTGGATGATGTAGAGGGCTTGCTGTTTGTGTCATTCACCTCAAAG GAAGCTCTTGACGTTCATGTCAGGAACAAGCCAGCCAATAGCCCAGCATCAGTATCTCCAGGTTCCCTGACGACTCAGAAGCAACTGAAGCAAACAG CTGAGGTGATGCCAGAGACTGATGAGGAGAAGATAGCCCGCTCGGAGGCTGTCCTGCTGCAGGACCTCAGACTTCTCAAGCACAGACAGGTCATCCATCCTGTGCTGCAGGCAG TGGGCTTGAAGTTGAGCTCTGTAGACGCCACTAAGTCCATTGACCTGCAGTATCTGGGGGTTCATCTGCCACTGCCTCCAGCCAACCTGCCAGAACAAGGCAATGCCACGGCTCTGTCTCTTGGCG ATAAGGGATTACCCTTCATCTCCAGGACAGGGAAGACAAGCgacatgacaaaaataaaaggatggaaaaacaagttcataaaaagcaaagaaacGTCTCCTTCTAACTGTGATG GATTACAGAAGAACCTATCTGCCTTCTGCAGCAACATGTTGGATGAGTACTTGGAAAGCGAAGCTCAGCAAATCAGTGAGCGGGCTGCTGCCTTCTCCACAAACCCAGAGGGCTCAGTGGCCTATCAGCTGCCCGCTAAAAGCTCCAGCTACGTGAAGACCCTGGACAGCGTACTCAAGCATCGAAACGCTGCTTCCAAATTCCCAGTGGGGGCCAATAGACCTTGTCCCCTTTCCCACAAACCCCTCCTCTACTCGGCCCTGACATCACCGGCTCCTCCCCTGGCCAGCCCTGCAACCCCTGTTCAAGCAGAGGCTCAGTCCATGCAGCAGTCAGCATCTTCACTTACGCGGCCGGGAGCTTCATGGACAATTGATGCAAATGGTGCTTTGGGGTCTAGTTACAATAGTGCTGTTTCACAGAG ATCATCTACTCACCACCCAGGGGTCAACCCGAGACCAGCAATGAGCTTTGGGCAGAACCAAGGGACGGCACACAAACCTTCAGGCCTCTATAAGTTCCAGTGCAAACTGTTTCAGATGGAGACTGGAGCCCTGAACCAGGGTCTGAACAGAACACAGCTGACCCCAGACAGactgtctgtggctctgtctGTAATCCTGACAAAAGAG ATGCAGCCCAAGCATATCTCGAAGGTGTTACAGTATCCTAACTATAAAGCTAGTACACCTGAATGTGGCCAGGAGTTCTGCAGACTGggctgtgtgtgttccagtctCCATCATGTGAACAGAGGTCCTCTCCACTGCCGGCGGCCTGAATGCATGTTTGGCTGTGCCTGCTTCAAACGTAAGATCACAAAGCAGATTTCCGTGGGAGAGAGTGAACAACAAGGCCAACCTTTGTACT CCATGACTAATACAGAACATGCGGTCCAGCCTCGCCCGGGCTCCCATGCAAAAAAACTGTGGAACTACAACATTCATGATGTGGATCCAGAGCCGCTCTCGGTCCCCAAAATTCCTCAGTGTTTTGTCCCGCCGAAGGCCCTAAAACACAACAGCGTGCCACGTCCAACGCCACCG ATACGAGAGGAGGACAAGGATCCAGTGTATAGATACTTGGAGAGCATGATGACATGTGCACGTGTTAGAGAGTTCAACAGCAAGCCTCCTCCTGAAGTTACCATAGAGCCAAAGATCCTTGAGCTGCAGAAGACGACCACTGACAACCTGCCGAGACACTACCACGGTACTATAAAGACTCTTAATAAAGCAG AGAAGACCTGTCAGGAATCCACAGCCAGTGAAACAGAAGCAAGGAAGCAAATTCAGATCCAGTCAGCATGTCAGTGggacaaggaccacaaaatggTCCTGGAAGCTTTATGTCAACGCATGAATCAGAATAGGCTGTCTCAGCGTTTCTCCATTGGACCCTACCGCATCTGCCCAGTTGCCAAGATCTTCATGCAGAAGCCAAGCGGCTCCATCGTCACCTACAGG GTACGCATCAGTAAACCATCAAAAGCCAGTGATGACGAGGACGAAGAATTCGATGACAGCGATGAGGAAAATCTTGCCAATGAAAGCCTTGATGAAGGCatcaacacagaggaggaggaagatggtcAAACTGAACAGTCAGAGATGCAGTTTGGAGTCACACCCTTCCTGGGTGGAGTTTTACCTGCCGGCAGACTGAGAGCCAGGACCAAACCTGTTGGTTGCCAAGCATATGGACTAATACAG GTAAATGGCAAATCCTACAATCAGGCCAGACTGTTGCTGGGGAACATGGGATCTCTGCATCCAGCTAACCGCCTCGCAGCTTATGTCACAGGCCGACTGCACACTCCCGTCGACGTTTCTCGTAAAGACGCTCAGAAACCAGACCCTacgaagaaaaacaacactccGGGTACTCTGCACACAAAAGCTGCAGGCACAGTAGTCCCTTCAATTATCACTGCAAGGAGAACCACGGTTTCGAAGACACCACCAG tTCAATTCCAGCCCGACTCTCAGAGAAAAGGATCCATCACCTTGCCGCAGCGTTCACAAAACTCCTCCACCATTAGCTCCATCCAGTCATTTGTCTCGAGCCAGCGCAGCTCGGTCAGTCCCTTCCAGAGCAGCTCCACGTCCTCGCCTGTCTCTCTCACCGTCTCCCCCTCACTGAAAACCCCCAGCTTCCTGGGACAGAGCGGGACCTATTCATTCCGGATCTTCCCTCCAGCCAACCAGAGCACCAGAAACCAGAAGCTACCAGGAGTTACCTTACCAGGGGGCTTCACCCTCATTCAGCTCCCAAAGCACGGAGCTGATAGAGCTACGCAACAATCAGAAACTGTAAACACTACAAAAATGGCCAGTATGGATAAAGCCCCACCACAAGCAGCTGTTCTGGATGCAAATTTGCCAGGTTTGGACACTCTTAATGAAGGTAAAGACCAATCAAGCAGCAGATCGGTGGAGCCTGGCTCCTCACCTGAGCTAACGTGTGACGAGAAGATGCCTTCAGATGAGAGTGATGAAGCCAATGGCAAGCAGGTGGAGCCAAACCTGGATATCACTTCAGAAGGCTTAAGCTCCGACTCCTCAGACTACTGTGGGGCGGGTGACGAAGAT GAGGAGTCAGTGGACGTTGAGACTGTagaggaagtaaaacaagaaatGGCCATCGCAAAAATGAAGGAAGCCATTATGAAGGCATTACGGGAGTCACG TGATTCCAGTGATGATTTTGGATCAGCGAGGGAACTCAACATCCAG GACACTGAACACAATGAATCTAAGGACAAGAGGCGAAAGAACCACACAGTGCTAGAAAGGCAAAGGCGCTCTGAACAGCGGGACCTCTTCGACAAACTCCAGACTGTCCTTCACAGTGACCCCAGGGCCCCCAGGCTCCGTCTCCTCTCACTG gCTCTAAAGGAAATCCAGAACCTGGTTCAGACCTCCAAAtgtctggaggaggagaagaagagccTGACTCAGATGCAGTCTGTCTATTTGAAGGAGCTTTCGCTTTTGTCTG GGAAGTCAGAGGTGCAGATTAAACACAAGCTGAGAGACATCTTCAAGAggcagaaaatgagagagaagacaATGAACTGGAGGCCTTTCTTTTCCCACCTGCTCGAGTCCAAAGCTGCTCTCGTGCAACTCACCACTCCCCAGTCCAAGTCTGAGAACCAGCAGGAGGCACCTGGAACCTCATCCACATCCCCATTGCCTAATGCCCAAAGCTCCACTGCTTGCGCTCCACAGCCCTttgctcttcctctgtttcGCTCTAAGACTGGCAGAATCATACTTCCCTCATCTCTCAGACCAA CCGGTCAAGGCTTCTATACACTCATGCTTGTGAAAGCCAATCAGAAGGAAGAGGGTAAGGTTAGTATTTCAGCTAATTTGCAGAATAACCAGGCGAAGGGATTCTCTGCACCTGCCCACCCTTCAGGCACAGAACACAGGAAGGTTTTGGAGGAGGACAAAACTGCGTCTTCAGATTCTGATCCAAAGCCCCCGGCTGAGCATGCTCTCCTTAACAAATCAATCCATGTGCCTTCAGGGACTGTGAAAGCTGAGGAGAACAGCCAGGAGGGGGGCACAGTGGGGGGTTTGAACAAAACACTGGAAGCTGTGCATCATAGACGTAGTTCTGTCAAG